A single window of Colletotrichum destructivum chromosome 9, complete sequence DNA harbors:
- a CDS encoding Putative metal-dependent hydrolase, composite domain superfamily, amidohydrolase 3, whose amino-acid sequence MSATPIVRWGVGLSAAVAVVALAVVRLQQPLTGDVADAQTHCYQGIRTHDEHQPVAQCFTVSDGKFTRVFPWDDASLTTKAGYIIPGLWDGHGHLIQYGEFLYSADLFGASSLDDVKGRLRNYVDSHPDAGTETEWIRGIGWDQNTYGRMPTAADIEEDELLKGKYFMLDRIDVHCAWVSQAVLDLLPADIPDVPGGEIVREPGMGVFCDNAMDVIYNLWPKPGSEKKRAFVAAAMAKLNEVGLVGMHDAGVFPDQLDLYADMAHTEDWTVRVYAMLECAQRNTFCPDDAARVFREDDMFSVKSVKLFADGALGSWGSAMIEPYSDRPDTAGSLLVNGSTLTQLGRSWASVGYQVNIHAIGDLANRYAVDALEAGLRDACPDGDLAECQARRRFRIEHSQIIHEDDQRRIHAIGIIPSIQPTHATSDMKYAELRLGPERTKREAYRMRSLLNVNPILGSDFPVEPPNPFEGIYAAVARKSPHTGYGVNGSADGWHAEEALSLDEALLGFTKGPAFGAFMEGRAGVIKEGALADWVVLEEPLETMDIEDIRDLKVKETWVGGKQVYQRTYE is encoded by the exons ATGTCCGCAACTCCAATTGTGAGGTGGGGCGTGGgcctctcggccgccgtggCTGTGGTCGCTCTGGCAGTAGTGCGCCTCCAACAGCCTCTCAcgggcgacgtcgccgatgCCCAAACGCACTGCTACCAGGGCATCCGGACGCACGATGAGCATCAGCCCGTGGCCCAGTGCTTCACGGTCTCGGACGGAAAATTCACTCGCGTGTTTCCCTGGGATGATGCCAGCCTGACGACCAAGGCTGGCTATATCATCCCCGGCCTTTGGGACGGTCACGGCCACCTGATTCAGTACGGCGAGTTCCTCTACTCGGCTGATCTCTTCGGGGCTTCTTCCTTGGACGACGTGAAAGGACGCCTCAGGAACTACGTCGACAGCCATCCCGATGCTGGCACAGAGACCGAATGGATCCGAGGAATCGGCTGGGATCAAAACACCTACGGCAGAATGCCCACTGCT GCGGATATCGAGGAGGATGAGCTTCTCAAGGGAAAATACTTCATGTTAGACAGAATCGACGTGCACTGCGCGTGGGTCTCTCAAGCCGTGCTCGATCTCCTGCCCGCAGACATTCCCGACGTCCCGGGCGGCGAGATCGTCCGCGAGCCTGGCATGGGTGTTTTCTGCGACAACGCCATGGATGTGATCTACAATCTGTGGCCGAAGCCCGGCTCCGAGAAGAAGCGGGCGTtcgtcgcggccgccatggcgaAGCTGAACGAGGTCGGCCTGGTTGGGATgcacgacgccggcgtcttccCGGACCAGCTCGACCTGTACGCCGACATGGCCCACACGGAGGACTGGACGGTTCGCGTCTACGCCATGCTGGAGTGCGCCCAGCGGAACACCTTCTGtcccgacgacgccgcgcgTGTTTTCCGCGAAGACGACATGTTTAGCGTCAAATCTGTGAAGCTTTTTGCGG ACGGCGCTCTTGGTAGTTGGGGAAGCGCCATGATTGAGCCCTACAGCGACCGTCCCGATACCGCCGGctccctcctcgtcaacggctCGACTTTGACGCAGCTTGGCAGATCGTGGGCGTCTGTCGGTTACCAGGTCAACATCCACGCCATCGGCGACTTGGCGAACCGCtatgccgtcgacgccctggagGCCGGCCTCAGAGACGCGTGTCCCGACGGAGACCTTGCGGAGTGCCAAGCCCGACGCCGGTTCCGCATCGAGCACTCGCAAATCATCCACGAAGACGACCAACGCAGAATTCACGCCATCGGGATCATCCCCTCCATCCAGCCCACGCACGCAACCTCGGACATGAAGTACGCCGAGCTGCGGCTCGGCCCTGAGCGCACCAAGAGGGAAGCCTACCGCATGCGCTCGCTGCTCAACGTCAACCCCATTCTCGGCAGCGACTTCCCCGTGGAGCCGCCCAACCCGTTTGAGGGCATTTACGCCGCTGTGGCGCGGAAGAGCCCCCACACGGGTTACGGTGTGAACGGAAGCGCCGACGGGTGGCACGCGGAGGAGGCTTTGAGTTTGGACGAGGCCCTATTAGGGTTCACCAAGGGCCCGGCTTTCGGTGCCTTCATGGAGGGGCGCGCCGGTGTCATCAAGGAAGGCGCCCTGGCCGACTGGGTCGTGCTGGAGGAGCCGCTAGAGACCATGGACATTGAAGACATTCGCGATTTGAAGGTCAAGGAGACGTGGGTCGGCGGAAAGCAGGTTTACCAACGCACTTATGAATAG
- a CDS encoding Putative tyrosine/serine-protein phosphatase IphP-type, with product MCCCMYCHLHPSFPPLRWVNIRDLGSVPGSAICSESIYRCGALEVATEDPEAIEWLATKVKPIFDIRSPRERKHHPAPKVKVVANS from the coding sequence ATGTGTTGCTGCATGTACTGTCACCTTCACCCTTCATTCCCTCCACTTCGTTGGGTCAACATCCGCGATCTGGGATCTGTTCCCGGCTCTGCCATCTGTTCGGAGTCCATCTACCGCTGCGGTGCCCTTGAGGTAGCCACCGAGGACCCTGAGGCCATTGAATGGTTGGCCACCAAGGTCAAACCCATCTTCGACATACGATCTCCCAGGGAGCGCAAGCACCATCCAGCCCCCAAGGTCAAAGTGGTCGCCAACTCATAG
- a CDS encoding Putative NADP-dependent oxidoreductase domain-containing protein, producing the protein MSKPEDLPPMEYRFLGRSGLQVSAISLGGWLTYGGHVDAEGTFECMKAAYDSGVNFFDTAEGYANGESEIVMGQAIKKYGWKRNDLVISTKIYWGGAFGDNVVNNKGLSRKHVIEAMDACLERLDLKYVDLVYAHRPDRQTPMEETVRAFNHLINTGKALYWGTSEWSADEIAQAWRYADKLNLVGPVMEQPSYSMLDRKKVEHEFFHLYREVGTGLTVFSPLRQGILSGKYKNGIPEDSRFGSENIGFIKDFWKRENAKKQFQDLVDKANKIEPIAEKLGIKMATLALAWVLKNKNVSSAIIGASSPAQVFENIRAIGAQELLTPEILKEIDEALDNKPDAITPRF; encoded by the exons ATGTCTAAGCCTGAGGATCTCCCCCCTATGGAGTACCGCTTTCTGGGCCGCTCTGGTCTTCAGGTTAGCGCCATCAGCTTGGGAGGCT GGTTGACATATGGAggccacgtcgacgccg AGGGCACTTTCGAGTGCATGAAGGCCGCCTATGACTCCGGTGTCAACTTCTTTGATACCGCTGAGGGCTACGCCAACGGCGAGAGCGAGATTG TTATGGGCCAGGCCATCAAGAAATATGGCTGGAAGCGTAATGATCTCGTCATTTCTACAAAG ATCTACTGGGGTGGCGCTTTCGGCGACAACGTCGTCAACAACAAGGGCCTGTCCCGTAAGCACGTCATCGAGGCTATGGACGCTTGCCTTGAGCGTCTTGACCTCAAGTACGTCGATCTCGTCTACGCCCACCG CCCTGATCGCCAGACCCCCATGGAGGAGACCGTCCGCGCCTTCAACCACCTTATCAACACTGGTAAAGCCCTGTACTGGGGAACATCGGAGTGGAGCGCCGATGAGATCGCCCAGGCCTGGCGCTACGCCGATAAGCTGAACCTGGTCGGCCCCGTCATGGAGCAACCCTCGTACAGCATGCTGGACCGCAAGAAGGTCGAGCACGAGTTCTTCCACCTCTACCGCGAGGTCGGCACCGGCCTGACCGTTTTCTCCCCGCTCCGCCAGGGCATCCTCTCCGGCAAGTACAAGAACGGCATCCCCGAGGACTCGCGCTTCGGATCCGAGAACATTGGATTCATCAAGGACTTCTGGAAGCGCGAGAACGCCAAGAAGCAGTTCCAGGATCTCGTTGACAAGGCCAACAAGATTGAGCCCAttgccgagaagctcggcaTCAAGATGGCCACGCTGGCGCTCGCATGGGTTCTGAAGAACAAGAACGTCAGCTCGGCCATTATTGGCGCGAGTAGTCCCGCGCAGGTGTTCGAGAACATCCGCGCCATTGGCGCGCAGGAGTTGTTGACGCCTGAGATTCTCAAGGAGATTGATGAAGCCCTCGACAACAAGCCTGATGCCATCACCCCCAGATTCTAA
- a CDS encoding Putative histone-fold, whose protein sequence is MANATLDSTAASQPTSGISSPQFQTRSRTQSVSSDRPSTIMSVGLMSPPLSVTPDAAFIAASAASQIVTNDHDSHADTWYDQHGIEPAGETAMVSTSALHLVNGFLDQLLFNFLSTSRATTLAALRPAVSEVLKPKLAKDAINQADEELREYLGGADEDDFAQSQTSDTKDWDLELVWKRTRLRCMVYSSLGDMEEEDEDYYMEQENLKPGIDERGPEVISPAVAIFLTSILEYMGEQALVIAGQAAYHRLRAKFEKEPKEGAKSIADIADRIVVEELDMERVALDRTLGRLWRAWKKRLRSPTLDPRPFSRASSAQNKQSNAVENCESPLPAKGLGIEEAPREEPEVEQVENRVEASAIPLPIGERDIDEIEVPGLACYSDEEESDFEEEDEPAARRPKSLMIFTSHPSNDLPTPTMSQPHTPTAPSGRKRSSSLPTPSTSPYTSPVLKRAKIDLVQTELVDQQAGSDKKEISNEAIPADLQSATDKSQAQLGAVKPVQKPVQKSVKAKSQAEVETAPEPKPRNPNRVSQVGISATVVAAATVGGVASAATRNAPESKPEPAEEESGDIDDFTEEPEICTSSRVSIAGRSSPSNSESGKPGVVAPKLLQRTPSVHSARVVDVHGPKSPVAGSRASSVDASDRSRPVSLSRASSVSRSTPPIIEEKQKPKPVEIDTIIRSSSSTPRTRSPVEKLSRRQNTSDSISEVDEEDEARLTRQERSRAATVASTPTLNAGTTDPRSSQTLSSSARQPGPSRHDHTQSAATKVTILSNTHTTGAIAEDRVPSPHNHSHTTPTPTVLERNSGLAAHGTHSPAASIGVVAPERPAAGHDSPDRTRQLRTSGSSGSSSTNKIRAVRTSEDTKAPGRVDNLARNFEELIQSDQTIQYTLTPESMRDLGANRAQSASPVVGPKSRRSEDARTIMNGERKRSVSGLDIRRTVSVSRATGLNSHPPEVKPKGFIPRAPPSTTLTRSKTGGPQARDARVPRDTAMNDFADFIRSTGPTAANGPAPLRNVSGPAPPVKSSHDSRHVSSTNRPRLQARDAAVDNREDNSDLIDFIRRGPPNANNPRIPRTVAPFRTTMDSDQMSGAVGGKAIDASLPDIRYSQASTNITDITQPSVQSSINSQSALLQNRSNSNAFDDDDDMMPKRTRRRVRDPYAIDLSDEDEEDYAQAVRPPPKKEESLADFLKNYSPPPEPASVSQNTPKRKASAPSLIGRFSRKDSNAGSNIAKPDNRSLGSRTGGHGHVPIQVNTSSGQDKYAGGGDASANRSAMHSSAGRVPMKRFEPREAVSSTTRTNDLATFLRSSEPPQMTPAARSNTSVEPQQQSSSSSGFSKMFGRRKKSSLA, encoded by the exons ATGGCCAACGCAACCCTCGACTCGACCGCCGCGTCGCAACCAACCTCTGGTATCTCTTCACCCCAATTCCAGACAAGGTCGCGCACTCAGAGCGTTTCGAGCGATCGCCCTTCCACCATCATGAGTGTCGGCCTCATgtctcctcccctctccgTCACACCCGACGCCGCCTTCAttgccgcctcggccgcctctcAGATCGTCACCAACGACCACGACAGTCACGCCGATACCTGGTACGACCAGCATGGCATCGAACCCGCCGGCGAGACCGCCATGGTCTCGACGTCCGCCCTGCACTTGGTGAACGGCttcctcgaccagctcctgTTCAACTTCCTATCCACGTCGCGCGCAaccaccctcgccgccctcagGCCCGCCGTATCCGAAGTTCTCAAACCAAAACTCGCCAAGGATGCCATCAACCAAGCagacgaggagctgcgggAGTACCTGGGCGGAGCCGACGAAGATGATTTCGCTCAATCGCAAACGTCAGACACCAAAGATTGGGACCTGGAGCTCGTCTGGAAAAGAACGCGATTGAGGTGCATGGTGTACTCGTCGCTTGGCGAcatggaagaggaggatgaagactACTATATGGAGCAAGAAAACCTCAAGCCCGGCATCGACGAGCGTGGCCCCGAGGTTATCTCCCCAGCGGTCGCCATTTTCCTGACGTCGATTCTCGAATATATGGGCGAGCAGGCCCTCGTCATTGCAGGTCAAGCCGCATACCACCGGCTACGTGCGAAATTCGAAAAGGAACCCAAGGAGGGTGCCAAGAGCATTGCCGATATCGCCGATAGAATCGTCGTCGAAGAGCTGGACATGGAACGCGTCGCTCTCGACAGGACTCTGGGCAGACTCTGGCGGGCGTGGAAGAAAAGGCTTCGATCTCCTACTCTGGACCCCCGCCCGTTTTCGCGCGCCTCGTCAGCCCAAAACAAACAGAGCAACGCCGTCGAAAATTGCGAGAGCCCGCTCCCCGCCAAGGGCCTCGGTATTGAAGAAGCGCCGCGCGAGGAGCCCGAGGTCGAACAAGTCGAGAACCGCGTCGAGGCGTCGGCCATCCCGCTACCGATTGGAGAACGCGACATTGATGAAATCGAAGTGCCGGGCCTTGCCTGCTACAGTGACGAAGAGGAGTCGGAtttcgaggaggaggacgagccGGCAGCGCGTCGGCCGAAGAGCCTGATGATCTTCACCTCCCATCCCAGCAATGACCTGCCCACCCCCACCATGTCTCAACCTCATACCCCAACTGCTCCCTCCGGTCGCAAGCGCTCCAGCTCCTTGCCTACCCCTTCAACTTCGCCTTACACATCGCCTGTGCTAAAACGCGCCAAGATTGACCTGGTCCAGACCGAGCTCGTTGATCAACAAGCGGGTTCGGACAAGAAGGAAATTTCAAACGAGGCAATCCCCGCGGACTTGCAGTCAGCCACCGACAAGTCGCAAGCCCAGCTTGGTGCAGTCAAGCCGGTGCAGAAGCCGGTGCAGAAGTCGGTCAAGGCAAAGTCTCAGGCAGAGGTTGAGACGGCCCCGGAACCCAAGCCTCGTAATCCGAACCGAGTCTCGCAAGTCGGCATCTCTGCCACGGTAGTAGCAGCAGCGACTGTGGGTGGTGTTGCATCCGCTGCGACAAGGAATGCGCCCGAGTCCAAGCCAGAGCCAGCAGAGGAAGAAAGCGGCGATATTGACGACTTTACCGAGGAACCAGAAATTTGCACATCTTCCAGAGTTTCAATTGCCGGGCGTAGCTCACCGAGCAACTCGGAGTCTGGAAAGCCAGGTGTGGTTGCCCCCAAGCTACTGCAGCGAACTCCCAGTGTCCACTCGGCTCGCGTTGTTGATGTCCACGGGCCTAAGAGTCCTGTGGCCGGTTCAAGAGCGTCGTCTGTGGATGCCTCTGatcgctctcggccagtcAGTCTCTCTCGCGCGAGCAGCGTTTCTCGTTCAACACCTCCGATTATTGAAGAGAAGCAGAAACCGAAGCCGGTTGAGATTGATACCATCATTCGTTCATCCTCCTCAACACCTCGTACCCGGTCTCCGGTTGAGAAGTTGTCTCGCAGACAGAACACCAGCGATTCAATCTCGgaagtcgacgaggaggacgaggcaCGACTTACTCGCCAGGAAAGGTCAAGGGCCGCCACTGTCGCCTCGACCCCGACTCTCAATGCTGGCACTACCGATCCCCGATCTTCTCAGACATTGTCCAGCTCCGCCCGCCAGCCCGGCCCCTCTCGTCACGATCACACACAATCCGCGGCGACCAAGGTCACCATCCTGAGCAACACCCACACTACTGGTGCCATCGCCGAAGATCGCGTGCCCTCGCCGCACAACCATTCCCATACTACGCCGACTCCGACTGTGCTTGAGCGCAATTCAGGCCTGGCAGCACACGGAACCCACTCGCCGGCCGCCAGCATCGGAGTGGTGGCACCTGAGCGACCTGCTGCAGGTCACGACTCTCCCGACCGCACTCGACAGCTTCGAACATCTGGCTCCTCTGGGTCTTCAAGCACCAACAAGATCCGAGCCGTCAGAACGTCCGAGGACACCAAGGCCCCCGGTCGCGTCGACAACCTCGCTCGAAACTTTGAGGAGCTCATTCAGAGTGACCAGACCATACAGTACACGCTTACCCCGGAGAGCATGCGTGACCTTGGT GCAAACCGAGCACAGAGCGCGAGTCCCGTGGTTGGGCCCAAATCGAGGAGAAGTGAAGATGCCCGTACTATTATGAATGGTGAGCGGAAAAGGTCTGTCTCTGGCCTTGATATTCGCAGGACCGTGTCTGTCAGCCGCGCAACGGGATTGAACTCGCATCCGCCAGAGGTCAAGCCCAAGGGTTTTATCCCGAGGGCACCTCCCAGCACAACTTTGACCAGGTCAAAGACTGGCGGTCCGCAGGCGCGAGACGCCCGCGTACCTCGAGACACCGCTATGAATGATTTTGCCGACTTCATCAGATCTACTGGCCCAACAGCTGCCAACGGGCCTGCCCCGCTGCGCAATGTGAGCGGCCCGGCGCCTCCAGTGAAGAGTAGTCACGACTCGAGACACGTATCGTCAACGAATCGACCCCGTCTTCAGGCGCGGGACGCCGCTGTCGATAACCGCGAGGACAACTCTGACCTGATTGACTTCATACGTCGCGGGCCGCCAAATGCGAACAATCCTCGGATTCCTCGCACAGTTGCCCCTTTCCGAACTACCATGGATTCCGACCAAATGTCTGGCGCCGTCGGTGGCAAGGCCATTGATGCCAGCTTGCCTGATATTCGATACAGCCAAGCTTCGACCAACATCACGGACATTACCCAGCCTTCTGTTCAATCGTCGATTAACTCGCAGAGTGCTCTCCTACAAAACCGCTCCAACAGTAATGCttttgacgacgacgatgacatgATGCCTAAGCGCACCAGACGTCGCGTGCGTGACCCGTATGCCATCGATCTGagcgatgaagacgaagaggactATGCGCAAGCGGTTCGACCTCCtcccaagaaggaggagagtTTGGCGGATTTTTTGAAGAACTACTCGCCACCTCCCGAGCCGGCCTCCGTTTCGCAGAACACGCCAAAAAGGAAGGCGAGCGCTCCCAGTCTCATTGGACGTTTTTCCAGGAAAGACAGTAATGCCGGGTCCAACATCGCAAAGCCGGACAATCGGTCTTTGGGCAGCCGTACTggaggccacggccacgTTCCTATCCAGGTCAACACCTCTTCGGGTCAAGACAAGTACGCTGGCGGTGGTGACGCTAGTGCAAACCGTTCAGCTATGCATtcctcggccggccgcgTGCCCATGAAGAGGTTCGAGCCAAGGGAAGCTGTTTCGTCCACGACCCGAACCAACGACCTCGCAACATTCCTTCGCAGCTCCGAGCCGCCCCAAATGACGCCTGCGGCGCGCTCCAACACGTCTGTcgagccgcagcagcagagcaGTAGCAGTAGTGGTTTCTCCAAAATGTTTGGCCGCCGCAAGAAGTCGAGCTTGGCTTAG
- a CDS encoding Putative Zinc finger, CCHC-type: MADDWDINDNTWRTGGAPTSNDIPADDPWNHPKGGNAKDGNGDDHACFNCGQSGHNKADCPEPRKPFDGTCRGCGQEGHTRRECPDTPAMTCRVCGEEGHIRRDCPQKPPDVCRNCHEEGHDVVDCKAPRKIDRSTVPDIDADKAWVEINLAIQERDGIEAQEAVQKYLKHFPDMTYVELEKAFRSQDMGIYLIATERVLAPTHTNMDLQGNLEKKYTVQYRFSAQPDRQREKAAWPSSPEENMTRLEDAGEPVSRLMQKCNNCNELGHISKSCLQEAMEKARVTITCYNCGEEGHRVRDCPTPRVDKFACKNCGQSGHKVSECPEPRKAGADVECNKCHEMGHFSRDCPQGGGGGSRACHNCGNEGHMSRECPEPRKIKCRNCDEEDHLSKDCDKPIDVSRIKCNNCGEMGHKSYRCPSPPKEDGDDMSPSNGVSNVPDTGDDAWGAGGGGGST; encoded by the exons ATGGCTGACGATTGGGATATCAACGACAACACCTGGCGCACTGGAGGCGCTCCCACTTCCAACGACATCCCTGCTGATGACCCTTGGAACCATCCCAAGGGCGGCAACGCCAAGGACGGTAACGGTGATGACCATGCCTGCTTCAACTGCGGCCAATCTGG TCACAATAAGGCCGATTGTCCTGAGCCTCGCAAGCCTTTCGATGGAACCTGCCGCGGTTGTGGCCAGGAAGGCCACACTCGTCGCGAGTGCCCTGACACTCCTGCCATGACTTGCCGCGTCTGTGGCGAGGAGGGACACATTCGCAGGGACTGCCCGCAGAAGCCTCCTGATGTCTGCCGCAACTGCCATGAGGAAG GccatgatgtcgtcgacTGCAAAGCCCCTCGCAAGATCGATCGCAGCACCGTCCCCGATATCGATGCTGATAAGGCCTGGGTCGAGATCAACCTGGCTATCCAGGAGCGCGATGGCATTGAGGCGCAGGAGGCCGTCCAGAAGTATCTCAAGCACTTCCCCGACATGACATACGTCGAGCTTGAGAAGGCCTTCCGCAGCCAAGATATGGGCATCTACCTTATCGCCACCGAGCGCGTCCTTGCCCCCACCCACACCAACATGGATCTCCAGGGCAActtggagaagaagtacACTGTCCAGTACCGCTTTTCTGCTCAGCCTGACCGCCAGCGAGAGAAGGCGGCCTGGCCTTCCTCCCCCGAGGAGAACATGACCCGCCTCGAAGATGCTGGAGAGCCTGTCTCTCGCCTCATGCAGAAGTGCAACAACTGCAATGAGCTTGGCCATATTTCCAAATCCTGCCTTCAGGAGGCTATGGAGAAGGCCCGAGTCACCATTACCTGCTACAACTGCGGTGAGGAGGGTCATCGCGTTCGTGATT GTCCTACCCCTCGCGTCGACAAGTTCGCTTGCAAGAACTGCGG CCAGTCTGGTCACAAGGTCTCTGAGTGCCCCGAGCCCCGCAAGGCCGGCGCTGACGTCGAGTGCAACAAGTGTCATGAGA TGGGCCACTTCTCCAGAGATTGCCCTCagggtggcggtggcggcagtCGTGCTTGCCACAACTGCGGCAACGAGGGTCATATGTCCAGAGAATGCCCCGAGCCTCGCAAGATCAAGTGCCGCAActgcgacgaggaggatcaTCTCTCCAAGGACTGCGACAAGCCTATCGATG TCTCCCGCATCAAGTGCAACAACTGCGGTGAGATGGGACATAAGTCCTATCGCTGCCCCAGCCCTCCCAAAGAGGATGGCGATGACATGAGCCCCTCCAACGGTGTCTCGAACGTGCCCGACACTGGCGATGATGCCtggggtgccggcggcggcggtggttcTACCTAG